The sequence below is a genomic window from Montipora capricornis isolate CH-2021 chromosome 14, ASM3666992v2, whole genome shotgun sequence.
CTTTAGCAAAACCCATTTCGAATAGCAATGAGAAGCAGTActtaggtctaagcacccattttaaaacggttagcttttgCTGTGAGTTAGGGTTAGGAAAAACccctttttagacagttgataaaaataaaaccagttttttaaaaaatgaactggtttaaaaacaATGAAACCAAGAACAAAATcaaaccacaacatatataaTCTTGAATAGTAGTtattaacaaaattattattattattattattgaaattaatttgtaaattttaggtagataaatttaattttctttcgtCCCCTGTTGGGAACAAGCTATTGTGTTGTAAGTAACATGGATATTACAGCATGTACTTTAGATAATATTGAACTTTTTGTCAATGGTAGGTTCTATTGTTGAGGAACCATACTCTGAACAAAGGCGGTTGTGGGGAGAGGACAGGGGAGTATCATGGACACCAAGGAACCGCAGACCTGAAAAGCTGAGAGATTGCCTTAAGGAGTTAGAGGTGCACAGATCTTCTTTTATTTATTGACTGTACAGTGTACAGCTGTATATTTAAACCTCAGTTTGCAGGACAAGTTGGAACTGAGGTCAGTGGTCTGCATAATCTATGACATGGGTGATTATgagacaaattgaaacaaagTTTAACACAAACAAAATCAGGTGGCTTGAACAAGATTCTAactcatgacctctgtgatgccagtgcgatgctctaacaTCTGAGCTCTGCACCTACATGTGGGTGTATTGGATGTTTTGTCGTAAGTTACTTACTTAAAGTATGGTGCAAAGTGTGCTGATGTGTGATATAAGGAGGTTCTGGATACGGTGAGGATGTGGTAGGGTGGGAATGTGGAAATCTGGAGGGATAGGAGTAGCGAGACAATGCAGAAGAGGGAACATAATCATCAAGACATTCCTGTGGTGGATTGAGTGACTCAGGAGTGGATGTTTGTCGATTTCGTGATGCCTTTAGGATAAAAACATGGTGtttaaaaacaatgaaaaatcacCAACTACTGTACTTTCCTCTTGCAAAGGAAATCAGATAGATTCATCAGGTGTCAGTGAAGATTATGGCATTGGTGGTTGGCTGTGGTGTCTGGTTGGAAGGGCTTTgggtaatcatgccctcttgattaccaaaagtgccctcgtgtTTGAGGAAAATGCTGTccatctcagccaatcagcattattcagtaattttgccctgtaTGTGATAATAAACATTaatggatgaggtttttgtgatatccggaataatcaaggtggaggtaagtgttatcagcgtcagccttcggcttcggctgataacactaactgagaccttgattattctggatatcacaaaaaccgagtCTAagaattgttttgaagaaaataacgacaaacgcattattGCAGAGATCACAgcttattttcaaacacattgctcttggaaatcatgcattgcatacgcaacctacagattattcactaatctgtttataggtacagattagtgaataatttgtaggttgcgctgtttcccagaattaactgtaggcttaatagccaatgagaagacagatggtgactacaatgtataataatacatgtaattactacattgtacatgtaattgtgTGAAACTTTTATTCAATTGACATTTAAGGACATTCTTCAAAGTTGTATAGTGTTGGATGCCAGATGGAGAACATTACGAAATATACAGGTTTGGAATTTACATAATCAATATTGTTACATAATTATAAgtgcaaggaaaggttatgtttatgcaaatgttggccgtgtagcacatgaagtgctagatttctatcccgtatgaaccatgtgagcgttagccctcctgatggaaatgggcccacacaaggacagagaaaaactctgaccagggtgggaattgaacccacgaccttcgggttagatctccgctgctctactgactgagctacaaggtcagacgggagcaggccgtggaaactgaagatgttaaagtcacggtaaCCCTAACCCAGTACAAAGAAAGGTTGCGTTTATACGTAAATGTTATACGTTTATATGTAAACTTAACCTTTCCTTGCACttttacatgttcattgccgtgactttaacatcttcagttcccacagcctgctctTTTTCAAGGGTTTGAGTAAAAATTAAGGTAAAGTAGCCTGAAAGTGAGAGCTCTAACCTCTTTTCTATAACATGCTTTTAATGGACCGCCCAGTTAACGCTCCAGAAGCGTTAGTGTTTTACTCAACTTTAGAATTATTTCGAAGGGAGTCGGCTCATACTCATTTTCATCTTTGGTGTGGACTGTGGACGGAGATGATAATtaaattggctgttgttttgtTCAGCTCAACCGCTTGAATAACTTCCATTTTCCAGTCTTTGACCATCATTTTCAAAACTCTTTCAAGCaatcttacatgtacatctactgctgttttttgagtggtatttttgttttctgacttgttctaaaataaattcctcaactgagcaaacagaagcaaacctAGCTTCCCTCAGCCATTTTTCGAAGCGCACGGCTTTTGTGCAAAAGCTGTCAGATGACGTTCCATCCGATACGTTCATTCATTACTTGTGAAATTGTATTGTTTGCGTTGCTGATTGGACAAAGGACATTCcttcacagtgaaattttgtcgttCGTGTTTCTGATTAGCAACATTTAGAATCAGTATGAATTTTATTCACTACAATTTTCGTGGATGaatctcagtacctatgaaataaaggAAACCTCTGCCTTGATCTCCACAATGTTCTTTCATGCATGTGCCACATGACATCAATGCAACTTCACTTCCACTCTCTTCACTATTGGGCAGGtattaaaattcaaactggttataGCAAGTTTTAAACTGGTTAAAGGTTTTAATTCATTATTTGTCCAAAGTTCAAGGAGATCAGGCCATGCAGCggtttccttttcttctctCTAGATAGGGAAATGAAGGAAATCTCTGCACAGCAGGGTAATCTGTAATCAAAGGAGATGATATATTTTTAAGAGGTAAAGTGATGAGTTTCAATCAGGTGTCGTAAAATTAAAACCCAAgtgattactttggccaatcaaaaaggacggaggcaatccacttaaccaatcaaaactcgaagtaattatacTTATCTGACataaagcgcaggaaaatgtgcatggGTGAGCCACaataatttggttttggtttgacttctgattggttgaaaaagtggcgcgagaactttgaacagaTCACTCaagtaaagtaatgcaaaaccgtatagtaattcactaattactttcgacactcaattgaaaactgctctaagtaataaaaaaaaatgtaaattgctCCTGATAGTGTTGgccagaacaaaaaaaaattaatagttatATGACCTTGCTGTTTTGAGTTTATTAGATGCTCTACTGCCAAGCCATGGAAGGCTTGTGTTATCAGCTATTGAACTACAAtcaattgcaaaaagagttgaaacACTCACTGTTAATAACCGTACGATGCATGTCACTCAAATCCGGTGCATcccaaccccccctccccccctgaaacaaagttgtttccatctcCACTTGGCATTCACATTAAAgagtatcaacattgaaaatagGGGAGAAAAAAGGGGAAGGGGAAGGAGGGGCATTAGGACTTTTCTTTTGAACTGGAAAAGGGATTTTAGGAAGGTGAATTTTcgattcagtgtctcaacctttttgtaaATGCTTGTAGGTTTTTGTGGCATAAATTATGTCCCGCATACAGCTTACAACCTACTTTAATGCTTCTCTTGCCTTGTCTTCAGACTATAACCATCTATGATCGTAACTTCTAAGTattcaaatacaaagaaaacttTAAAGAACCAAACTATGTGAACACATACAATACTTCAGTTATTACAAGAAAGAATTATGTTACTAAAAATGTAAGTtcataaagaaatttaaaaatgtctttttATCCAACAGATTGAGAGGGTAGCCAGCACTACCATCCCAGTTAAAGGTATTCAACAAAACAATCTTTTTCATCTGATCTCACTTTCTATACAGTGACTTACATATAAAATGAGGGCCTATTTTTCATTGCCTTGTAGCTCCTGTAGTTGTTCAAAGAAGGAACCACTCAGAAGATAAACTACTGTTGGGCTGTGAAGACGGCACATTAGTAAGTCAAACAAGATCTGTGTTGTAATATTTTACAGGGGGAACTTGTCTCAAGCTTACATGTGTTTTGGCCATGGGCAGGCATAAATTGTGGAATGGACTTAGATGGACACTGGACTCTGAACCATCAactaaaagtatttttaaaaattgtttattgtagaatttcattatatgaTACATGTTCAATATGCATTGCTTGCAGTTAGCGAAAGCTAGTCTAGGTGAGCAGTGATTACATTGTGtataaaagagagaacaagtagatCATGAGCTATGGTATTCAgttgtgttttacaaacaatACATTATAGAACAAATAGGTTTACAAATAATTAGTGTACAAAGTATTGAGTCAGCTAAGtaaatatcatctaaaatcaaaacaatacGAAGTGCAAAATGTGGAAAGCCAACGTATTAGgacatttttgttattaagacagataaatcaattattttaaattttataatttaaaatttacaattttaacttcttttgtCTCTGtcggaatataacaaagttagatttctttatGTTTAAAGACAGCTTATTGGTCGTTAACCAGTCATAGATGTTAGAAAGTTCAGCATTAACTATAATGGTTTCAAGTAACTTAAGATTTCTGTCAGCATTAATTACATAGCATATGAGTGTCATCAGCGAAAAGATAGAACTTCAGTTGGTCAGCACtattagatatatcatttatataaatcaaAAGTACCGACCCCTGAGGGACTCCtgacaaaattgtttcctttctaGAAGTATTTTTGCaccaatttgtgttgtttgctgacgacccagtaaatatgaagaaaaccagTCATTTATTATTTCTCGCACTCCATAATGATGCAATTTACTTTTAAATTAGGTAATATTTCGTGactgtgtcaaaggccttttgtAAGTAAAAAATCCTGCATGAGTACAATTCTCAACCCAAgttagtttcaatttgattaaaTATATCCAAAAGAGCATGTTCAGTGGAtcttttttttcgcgaaaaccATATTGTGAATCATGTAGGATATTGCGTTGCTCAAGAAAAGATTTAAGACGATAATACAGAATTTTTCCAAAAATGCagttaaaaacagaaagcaatgaTATTGGTCTACAATAATTTAGGTGGACCTGATTTGTCATCacttttttatataatttggGGTTACTTTAGCAAGCTTAAGTTTGGAAGGATATATGTTGaagtacaatttgttcctttggtacaattttttctgaactggtacagaatatattgaactggtacaaaatatattgaactggtacaattttaattgtactggtttatttttatcaactgtctaaaaaagggattttccttttttttgggtgtagttaaaaaacaggggcgtggtttttagggggtctaaaaaagaacatGTTATTTCTTCCTTCTCTTCTACTTTCCTACCCCTCCCTCATCTTCCCCATCACCTCTATCCAACCCCcctttctttcacagttctatCCCCCCTTATTTTGCAGGTGGTTCCCCTCCTTGCATACCCTTACGCCCACTCCCTCTATGACAGACTTTACACAGTAtactcaagactttcttttccactcacccgaacttgaacttgaactccctacctctggatAAGTTCACTCTCTTATCCACTCTCTCtgtccactctcttatccacttgaccacacaagcagatcatgcaaacttaccatgataatttataattaaatattttaatattcatcccaggccactctctgtccaaatattttattattcatcctaggccactctcggtccaaacttcAATTCATTCACATTTAGACTTCGCAAGttttgttggaagaaaacagctcgacaatgcagtgtgtatcacatgaaatattttatcaaagatgagatgactttaagcaaaagcagaagcgaaatacatcacaactaaccatgtttatcgaagatcaattttacaatgaaacaatggaatacttgaaaattcaaagtgaaaaatcgagtagtgattcgagagaaacggaaagcaaactatctcagtcacaactaaagacattgcaaagaaaggaatggacataccaccaaggcaaactgggctaaacttcagaataccccgccacttatttgcatttcattgaataagaataggctctgttgtattaagtctcgttcttcaaaaaatactgcataggggaaacaatagtggttagctgtggcggggtattctgaagttgctccgaaaact
It includes:
- the LOC138033712 gene encoding WD repeat-containing and planar cell polarity effector protein fritz homolog isoform X1; this encodes MASLLGHLHFCSLKKCATSTGSNIGTHVYHEKTSGTGSIVEEPYSEQRRLWGEDRGVSWTPRNRRPEKLRDCLKELEDILQSCIVLDARWRTLRNIQIERVASTTIPVKAPVVVQRRNHSEDKLLLGCEDGTLMLYDDHIRVTQMTKANLDIHYLANDCGNYPLAEVAKQRAIQIDNEPLSSDN
- the LOC138033712 gene encoding WD repeat-containing and planar cell polarity effector protein fritz homolog isoform X3 gives rise to the protein MASLLGHLHFCSLKKCATSTGSNIGTHVYHEKTSGTGSIVEEPYSEQRRLWGEDRGVSWTPRNRRPEKLRDCLKELEDILQSCIVLDARWRTLRNIQIERVASTTIPVKAPVVVQRRNHSEDKLLLGCEDGTLDIHYLANDCGNYPLAEVAKQRAIQIDNEPLSSDN
- the LOC138033712 gene encoding WD repeat-containing and planar cell polarity effector protein fritz homolog isoform X2; protein product: MASLLGHLHFCSLKKCATSTGSNIGTHVYHEKTSGTGSIVEEPYSEQRRLWGEDRGVSWTPRNRRPEKLRDCLKELEDILQSCIVLDARWRTLRNIQIERVASTTIPVKAPVVVQRRNHSEDKLLLGCEDGTLMLYDDHIRVTQMTKANLDIHYLANDCGNYPLAEVAKQRAIQIDNEPLSSEP
- the LOC138033712 gene encoding WD repeat-containing and planar cell polarity effector protein fritz homolog isoform X4 — encoded protein: MASLLGHLHFCSLKKCATSTGSNIGTHVYHEKTSGTGSIVEEPYSEQRRLWGEDRGVSWTPRNRRPEKLRDCLKELEDILQSCIVLDARWRTLRNIQGELVSSLHVFWPWAGINCGMDLDGHWTLNHQLKVFLKIVYCRISLYDTCSICIACS